One genomic segment of Microbacterium maritypicum includes these proteins:
- a CDS encoding 2'-5' RNA ligase family protein — protein MRRPFMDTPDQLASLEGQQYLVLRPTAAVGTVYRDVQDAAVSRLGVPARRPHTGHVTLRGFYEPERRDALTELIRSWAAQQGPIEVAAEAVDEFPVPWQILIVRLARSPSLVSAYSSLTAALDATDFRRIGELPLEDWTFHLSVLYGKTLDGAEWSRFARAESRPFESAPVESITEAELVWYQDGIEHAEVLPLRG, from the coding sequence AGCCTGGAGGGACAGCAGTACCTCGTGCTCCGGCCCACCGCGGCGGTCGGCACGGTCTATCGCGATGTCCAGGATGCCGCCGTCTCCCGCCTCGGCGTCCCGGCACGGCGCCCGCACACCGGGCACGTCACACTGCGAGGGTTCTACGAGCCCGAGCGACGCGACGCACTCACCGAGCTGATCCGCTCGTGGGCAGCGCAGCAGGGCCCGATCGAGGTCGCCGCCGAAGCCGTCGACGAGTTCCCCGTGCCCTGGCAGATCCTGATCGTGCGCCTCGCCCGCAGCCCCTCGCTCGTGTCGGCGTATTCGTCGCTGACCGCCGCACTGGATGCCACGGACTTCCGTCGTATCGGCGAGCTGCCGCTGGAGGACTGGACGTTCCACCTGTCGGTGCTCTACGGCAAGACTCTCGATGGGGCCGAGTGGTCGCGCTTCGCGCGAGCCGAGTCACGACCCTTCGAGTCCGCGCCTGTCGAGAGCATCACCGAAGCCGAACTGGTCTGGTACCAGGACGGCATCGAGCACGCCGAGGTCCTCCCGCTGCGTGGCTGA